Below is a genomic region from Raphanus sativus cultivar WK10039 chromosome 4, ASM80110v3, whole genome shotgun sequence.
ttgttggagagagatagagagagagagagagagagagagagagagggagggaaAGGCCTGAAATCAAATGCTCTGTTTTGACAATAGACGAGGCCAATCTGTTTCTTGATCTTACTGAGGCAGTGCATTTGATGTCTGCAGCAGCTTCTCTCTAGTCTCTTATCTTTGTGTGCTTCCATTAGTTTCCATACTTGAATTATTTTATCACTTTGCTTTGGCTTGTGATCAGACTACACAATATGTTAATGATTCATTGTTGTTTGATGAGATTCTATGCAAAAAAAATGGAACTGTATGGTAATTAATTCATATTCACAGACAGAAGCTGTGGAGATCAAGAATATAATGTACAAGCACATACATGGAACAGCTGTCAGGAAACCGTTTGTGAAACTCCTATGCAGCAAATCAGTTCCATGCAGAGAGATATACATGAACGATATAAACATTCTTGACCACGACGaaggaaaaggaaagaaatatcACAAACGATCATCACATCCTCCTGCTGAATGCATCAATGTTAGAGGAGCCTAAACTAGCTTGTTTAGTTTCTGAAAGACATTGATTTGTCTAAAATTCctgtttagtttattttatgcTTTTTGTGAACTAGTTAGGAATAGAACCACCAgtattcatgtttttttttccttcttttgatCTGcttataagaaataataaaaagttggGCTTTTGTGTTACTTTGTACCCTTGATCCTCTGGTTAGTACTCAGGGTGGTTACGTTAACTTTAGCTTTGAGATCTCCAGATTTTTATCTGGTCGTTATGGAGCTCTCTTAGCCGTTGATGCGTCTCAGGGTGTCCAAGCACAAACGGTCACTAACTCTTACTTAGCCATTCGAAGCTAACTTGCTATTCTATCCTGATTAACAAGACCGATCAACCAACAGCTAATCCTGACCGTGTGAAAGCTCAGTTAAAGTCATGTGCTTCTAGTGTCTGTTAAAACCGGCTTAGGGGGCTCGTGTATGCTCTTCCTCAGGTTATAGAATGGATACCTGGGAAGAAGAAGCTTGCGGAGAAGTAGAAAGAAGGGAAGAAAAGGATGAAGAGAGTTGATTTCTGTTCATATACCACATTAAACTTTTTAACAAATACTCAAAGTCTCTTAGAAGACAAAAGGCAATATAAAGAAGTAGGTAAACCGAATTTGCAAATTGATGACAAAACACACTACTAAACATTAGGAGTAATACTATTCTTATACATAGAACAAGAGATTACAAAAACAATAccgtttctttaaaaaaaatttcacaaaTATCACTACAAGAAGAGATATGAAACTTTGGTCCGTAGATCCTTTATACTTTTCAAAAGATTCTCTACTTTTGACGAAGTCTAGccttttcttgaattttttcttgGTTGATCATATCAGATACGCAGGTTTTGGAAGAGATTCTCAACTTTGATGGAAGCTTTCTTGGCTTTGAGTCTACACTTCAAGGTTTTGATTTGAGCATCGAACCTCTCAATCTTCTCAGATAAGGCTTTggccatcatcttcttcatcagagGGTCTCTTGTAAAATCATCATGTGAGAACTCCAATTCTCCAGGGCCCTTGAAGACCGGTTTGAAGCCGTGAGAACGAAGCTTTGCGAGAAACTCTGGCAAGTTTCTGCCCAATACAGAGGAGAATTTGAGAAGGATGTCGCTGCGAAGCCTCTTCAAGTCCCAAACGATGAAActgttgttgtttgttttgcTCCACGAGATGACCTGATCCGACGAACGATCCTCCACAATCTGATAAAGTTGGAGGTAGAATGATGAAAAAGATCCTGTTTGTAGTTTGCAAACCATCTTCCTTAGTAGAAACCCTAGATTTTGAGTTATGGgtgaatgaagaagaagaagaaacagaccGGAACAGATTCAATCAAACGAtaattgagagagagaagaaaggaaATTTTCACGAGTGAGTGATTGAATGAGATTTAGCTCAAAGCTATCTCATCTTTATATAGAGATTGAAATAACGGTCATGATATGGtcaatttccttttttctttttttttctaatttccttctttctttttttctaatttcctttttctttgtaTGACGGTTAAGATATAATCGGTAAAATATGAACGGTCAGTAATGGGCTCTCTGTCCTCAAAACGATGCCGCGTCTTTGCCACCAATCATTGCCGCACGTGACCGGATCCTCTTTGCTTGAGCATTTGGTGCCTAAACGCAGCGTTTTAAGTGTCATCTCAACTTCCAGCTCAGTGTCATTCTTTATTCGATTCCTCTGCTCCTCTCTTTTGTCTTTGCTTCTTTTGTCAAAAATAACTTTTCCGAAAGTAGTAAGtcaagaaacattttttttctcaaaacataaccacataatgatttgattaatatatatagacaATTTGCATATTGATCAGAGCATAGATACAAGAGACAATATTCTTATTAGATAAAACAAGAAGTTACAAAATACTGTTTCGAAGAAGTTAAGACTAAGAGTGGAGTTTGTATTTGGACTATAACTCTTGAGTTTGCAGGACAGATAGTATTTAAGAAGTGAAGAGTGGAGTGTTTATTCTCCATTGGACAAGGCAACACCAAAGACATGTATTTACTTGCAAGTACTGGTCTTTCTTTACACCACTGTAACGTCCATTCCTCTTTTGAAAACTCAACTTCTTTATCTCCTTGGCAACAGCCTGGCCGTTCTCCTGCATGATGGTCTCAACGACTACGAAACATAAGTACTCTTAGTTTCTAAGTTcggtgttttgttttgataggGTGAGAGAGAAGTAAcacaaaacagaagcaaatgttttgaaattaaatctGTTGTGACAAAAGAAGGATCTGCTTTGACAATCAATCAGCGAGATAAATACATATCACAACGACGTTTCTTAATAAAATGTTCCCATTGAAATTCAGTGAGATTTTATTAAAGATTTATGAATTGTGTACTAAACCGAACAAAACCTCTGTTTTGCAGTTACATATATATGcgtattcaaaataaaaacatggaGATGCATAAACAGCTTCACGCTCTATGATCTCATATCAGGTATGTTGCTAGGAATCTCAGAGTTGTCGTTAGGAAGGTTGGAGGTAGAGAGATGGTAGAGTAGATGCCTGAAGCAGTCTGTTCTCATCAACATAGCTTGAAGACATATCGAGATTAAAAATCTTGAGAGAAGCTAGGGTTACCGACCATGAAACCACTATAAGGGTCCTGAAAATCAAAGCAGAAGTCATCTGAGAGACAAGGATCCTGAGCGTTGTTGTTGATGTTGATAGTATCACCCATACACATGTTTTGATCCAAGCCATAAAGCTCTTGAGGCATCAACTGATTCAATCCGTAGTTACTCAAAGATTCTTGCAGCTCTAGTGGGAACACTGAGTAATCTTGTGTGTTTGAGGAGACGCAAGGATCTTGATAGTTGTTACCCACAAACATGTTCTGATCATAATAACCACCACCATAAGGCATCAACTGATAATGTAACCCAGATTCTTGTGCCGCTGAAACGCAAAGATTTTgaaagttgttgttgttgttctgaTCATAAACACAGAGCTCCTGATTTGTCAACCCAGACTCTTGTGGTAACGGTGTGAGCTGGCTAGGGTTCAAAGATTCGTTCTGTTTCTTTGCCGCAAGAAAACGACGCCGTTCTTGCAGAGTAGAGTAACTTAGTTCCAAGGACTGAATGAGTTGGTTGATTTGATCGACAGAGTAGTGATCAGAGATTGGGTACTTCAGTTCCTCAGCATTCTTCTTCTTGAAATTGTTGGTCATCTTCGTCGTCTTCTTATTCTTGTTGAGGAACTCGTAAAGATTGAGGCTTTTCTTGCGTCTCTTGGCTTCGTCTAACTGGATGTAGCGGAGAGCCAAGTCTCTCACTTTGTCTCTGTTCTCGGGCCATGTCCTCAGCTCTCCGTCAGGTCCGTAATGAATGACGCAGGCTTCGATATCACAGAGAGTTGTAAGCTCTTGAGCTTTCTTGAATATCGTCAAGAGTCTGTTGTTCAAACTCGTTGCAGccagtgagtaagaagaatgaGACGAATTGGAACAACGAGGTGGTCGCATGGTGGTGGCTTTTCTTGTTTGATTCTCGaaacaactctctctctctctgttttttctcgcacacgaagaagaaagaaagaaaacaaatgaaactTGCGTGAGAAACTTTTGTGAATTGTGGAGtctgatataatatttatagatttttcttTGACTTGCGgtgaaaaaaggaaatatttactTCAGAAAATTATTTAGCCGTTGAAGTTTGtcagaaaagaaaagatttacTTCAGATTTTTTTACCGTTCTCGCTCTCTCTCCCCTCATCAATGAACACGGTAATATCATGTGCGCCTCTAGATGTTGTTTGATAGATTTTTGTATGATATCAGTTGAGCTGGCGAATCATCTATAAAGTTTGAAATCAAACTTACCATTTACTGGCTTGTCGTTTGTCCCCAAAATATAAATCTACCAATTAGTGCCGCACGTGCACAAACTGCATACGCACCGTTTTAAAAGTTCTGTTTTGCTTGAGGATTCGGTGTTCAAACGCAACGTTTAATCGATTGTGTTAACAAATACTCCAAGAGTTTCAAGTTTCAACTGCATTTCCACCTCATAAACTTAGTGCCAGCTCAGCATCataagaagaagaggaagaaagaagTGGTCGCATGGTGGTTTTTCTTGTCTGATTCTCGAAACACGCTCTGTTTTTtctaagaagaaagaagaaaaccaGTGTTATTAAACCCGGACCAAACTGGCGGTCGGACCAGGTTCAACCACGAACCGGACACAAATGTGGGTTGGGTTAATGCCAAAACCCAACTATAATTGAACCGATTAAAAACCCCTATTGAACCGTTAAAAACCCGTGAACCGGCGACCCAACGAACCGGCTAAACTCTGATTCttgtattaaacaaaaaatttattaatagaacaattaaaatttcctttttaaaataaaaataaaatttagattaataAAGTAAAGCCATCTCATATTTTTCTCTTGAGTTTTTGACGTCTATGCAAGACTGCAACTCAAAAGGTATCTACTTCTCAAggtattatttttgtttcaaaaattttaaaaattgaaaacttagATTTGAAGAACTCAATCAtggtataattttaaattttatttcataatataaatttttaactaatgtgtctataatttttgtaaaggtGATAAAGATTTGGAGTGACAAAAACCTAaggaataaaatttaaatatgttttttctattgatttgaGTTTTGGACTATTAcattattctattattttttattacatttttagtttgttactttttaaaaatttctaaactttatgattattgaaatattttacttgatatGATCTTTATCTTTGTAAgaatatacatattcaaaatatcattaaatttagtttagtcTAATCAAACCCGGATCGAACCGGATCAAACCTGGTCGAGCCACATTGAGCGATGACCCAAAAAAAATCTGGTTCGTTTGCCGGTCCGGTTttagaagaaaacaaattaaattgcGTGAGAAACTTTGTGAAACACGCTCagtatatttttctttgatatCAAACTTCCCAGTTAATGGCTTGTCGTTTGTCcccaaaatataaaagtttttacCTACTCTGAGTAGGATTCAGTTCTTAAATGTCGCGTTTGATCTATTGTGAACAGTTGCTCCAAAGACTTGACTTCCAAGTCTCAAGTTTCAACATGCACATCCAGGTCATAAACTTAGTGCCAGCTCAGCCTTATTCTTTCACTTCTTTACTCGATTCCTCTGTCTTGCCTTTATTTCTTCTGTTAGAAGTATCTTCTCAAACATGTTTGCAAAACTTCCACATGCATCATTCCAAACTATAAACTCCAATTAACATGTAGGAACTGTGTTTTTAGTGAAAATGAAAAGTTCACGAGGTAAAGGGAACAGAACAGGGGTATGATTTTAGCAATTGCGAGAGAGTACCAGAAATCTGATCTTGTAAAGCTTGACATCTTCTTGAACGAGCAAGAAGTTTGATGCGTAAGCTACCATATATTGTTCACAGCCAGAAATATTACCGTGTGGGTAAAGAACTTGTTAAGAATC
It encodes:
- the LOC130511281 gene encoding heat shock factor protein HSF8-like, whose translation is MQENGQAVAKEIKKLSFQKRNGRYSGVKKDQYLQIVEDRSSDQVISWSKTNNNSFIVWDLKRLRSDILLKFSSVLGRNLPEFLAKLRSHGFKPVFKGPGELEFSHDDFTRDPLMKKMMAKALSEKIERFDAQIKTLKCRLKAKKASIKVENLFQNLRI
- the LOC108850653 gene encoding LOW QUALITY PROTEIN: agamous-like MADS-box protein AGL75 (The sequence of the model RefSeq protein was modified relative to this genomic sequence to represent the inferred CDS: deleted 1 base in 1 codon), coding for MRPPRCSNSSHSSYSLAATSLNNRLLTIFKKAQELTTLCDIEACVIHYGPDGELRTWPENRDKVRDLALRYIQLDEAKRRKKSLNLYEFLNKNKKTTKMTNNFKKKNAEELKYPISDHYSVDQINQLIQSLELSYSTLQERRRFLAAKKQNESLNPSQLTPLPQESGLTNQELCVYDQNNNNNFQNLCVSAAQESGLHYQLMPYGGGYYDQNMFVGNNYQDPCVSSNTQDYSVFPLELQESLSNYGLNQLMPQELYGLDQNMCMGDTININNNAQDPCLSDDFCFDFQDPYSGFMVGNPSFSQDFNLDMSSSYVDENRLLQASTLPSLYLQPS